Within Pseudomonas sp. LBUM920, the genomic segment TGCCCATCAAATCGACAAGGCCATGGTGTTTCTCGACAGCGCGTGCCTGGTGATTGGCACGTTGTCCATTGGCGTGGTGGCGTGGGCGTCGTATCAAAATCAACGGGTGAAGAAAAAACTGCTCGAACAAGGCAAGACCCGCGTGGCGATCTGGGACACCAAAGTTGCCTTGCGCCGCGTCGAAACCGTGTTCGACCGCTATTTCTGGGGCAGCTACTGGCAGCCCGGGCGGACCTTCCAGGAAGTCATGGGCGAACTCACCGGCACCCCGCTGGAAAAAAGCCTCGAAGCCCTGAAAAAACAGTGCGTGCTGCTCGACCAGCAGGTAGCCGACGGTAGGCATTGGCTGAATAACGCACGGGAATTGTCCGACGTGGCCAACGCCATGGCACGCGAGCGCTACCAACTGGACTTCTGCAACCCCAAGGTCGACACCCCGGGAAACGCGGTCATACACCGCGAATTCGAGGTGTTGGTGTACACCTGGACCGCCCGTTTGAAGAGTTTTGATCATCAACTCGATGAGATTGAATTGGAGTACTCGTGAACCAACGGTTGACCTGACCCCTCTGAAAAGCTGGGCCGTTCGCGGCCGCCAGTGCTAATCTTCCCCCGTTTTCGGCGGGTTTGAGCCAACCCCTCTTGGGGGGTTCAAGGAAGACAGCCCACTTCTCACAGGATTTGATCAGGTCACTTCATGAATAAGCCAGCAGTTGTTCTTTTGGGTTTCGTTGTCGCCGTCGGCGTCGTCAGTGCAGGCGGCGCCTGGTACACCGGTAAGCAACTGGAGCCGGTGCTGCAGACCGCGATCCAGAACGCCAACAAGGAACTGCAGACCTCCATGGCCGGCGTCGACGGCAGCGTGAACCTGGAGCTGGTGTCCCTGGACCGTGGCCTGTTCAGCAGCACCGCCCACTACCGCCTCAAGGGTCAAGGCAGCGTATTCGGCGAAGAAAACCCCAACCCTGAGCTGCTGTTTGTCGACCACATCGAACACGGCCCGCTGCCGTTTTCGCGTCTGGTGTCGCTGAAATGGCTGCCGGTCATGGCCACCAGTCACTATGAGCTGGAGAAGAACGCCACCACCGAGAAATGGTTCGCCGCCAGCAAAGACGTGT encodes:
- a CDS encoding NADH:ubiquinone oxidoreductase subunit N, which produces MKNPYAPAFWCVCFALVLLSAAYFYGVMLAHQIDKAMVFLDSACLVIGTLSIGVVAWASYQNQRVKKKLLEQGKTRVAIWDTKVALRRVETVFDRYFWGSYWQPGRTFQEVMGELTGTPLEKSLEALKKQCVLLDQQVADGRHWLNNARELSDVANAMARERYQLDFCNPKVDTPGNAVIHREFEVLVYTWTARLKSFDHQLDEIELEYS